The Halogeometricum rufum genome has a segment encoding these proteins:
- a CDS encoding rubrerythrin-like domain-containing protein, with translation MSFWKDSPAKPAEQSTYECFECGNVVESGSGPATCPECGGALRNRGTPME, from the coding sequence ATGTCGTTCTGGAAAGACAGCCCCGCGAAACCGGCCGAACAGTCCACCTACGAATGCTTCGAGTGCGGGAACGTGGTCGAATCCGGGTCGGGTCCGGCGACCTGTCCCGAGTGCGGCGGCGCGCTGAGAAACCGCGGGACACCGATGGAGTGA